GAGCTATCCCTTTTTAGTACAGTATAATATGAAATAAACTTATTATACATGCCATGCCATGATGAAAAGCTTCTCTAGTTGGCTTGTGTGGTTAAAACTTGACCCAAAAGACACTGAGATTTATGCATGAAAACCGTTGTTATTGGTAGTTCCATGAAAGCACACGGAGATGGACAGTTCTCAGAAAACAAGTAAATGAGAAGATGGACAGACATTCTAGACGAGGAACAGGCAAACAATGGAACGGATATCTAAAGAATGTAAACGAGCATCTTTCCCACCTATCATATTAATACAGAAAGGAGCAAAAACCATCAGATATTAGATCAGTGGTTATCAGGTAAGGAACAGACAATAGACATCTTCATAAAATGAACCATCCTTCAAGGCCTCATTTATCAGTTGAATACGATAACAAGAGCCTAGGCCAGTTGCTAACTTCTTTCCTGACAGATATTTAGTTATTCCTTCACTTATTCTAGGTAAATTTGCAAGTCTAttgttattttactttttagctGTCATTCTAAATATTTCTCTGTTTCTTGTTCAGGCTCTCAGAGAGTTATATACACATTTGACACCCATCCAACGCCTAACTATCGCTCGACATCCTAACAGACCAACAGTTCTAGACTATATATTGGCTATCACAGATAAGGTAGCCTGTGATTTGCTTTCCACTTTTATCTATCATTCTTTAGCTCTAAAAAGTTTAGTTTTTTACACAAGATCTTCTATCTTACAGTGGGTGGAACTTCATGGAGATCGTGCTGGCTATGATGACCCCGCTATTGTAACTGGTGTTGGCAGCATGGATGGTAAGACCTACATGTTTATAGGCCATCAGAAAGGTAGAAACACAAAGGAGAACATTGCACGCAACTTTGCAATGCCAACTCCTCATGGGTAGGTTTCAAGCTCTTAATCAGATTGTTTATTAGGATCTTTCAAGTGTGCAAGACTCCaacattttaattagttttcaaAAATGTAGTTGAAAATATTCTATTGTTATTCTGGCttaaattcttctttttttttttttagattttggctGTTTTTAGCCTTTTTCACTGTCTATTCTGCAGCAAAAAAATGAGCACAATCAAGATGTGACAGTGATGTTTTCTAATAGGAAAAAAAACTGCATAAATAGTTCTCATTTGTATGTATCCTGTTTATTTTCAATCAATACTGGCTGAGTTCACTGAAAAATTTGTCTGAAAACAGTTATCGAAAAGCTTTGCGTATGATGAAATATGCTGATCATCATGGTTTTCCTATTATAACATTTGTTGACACACCTGGGGCCTTTGCTGATCTTAAATCCGAGGAACTTGGTCAAGTGCGTATGCAATTCTTCTCACCATTCTGTACTCTCTGTGATACGCTTCAGTTGTGCCTAATTAAAGATGAACTGGTGGTTATTTGTGCAGGGTGAAGCAATAGCCCATAACTTGAGGACAATGTTTGGCCTTAAGGTTCCCGTAGTAACAGTTGTAACAGGTGAAGGTGGTTCAGGAGGAGCTCTTGCCATTGCTTGTGCCAATAAATTGTTTATGCTAGAGAACTCTGCTTTCTATGTTGCAAGGTGATAATATCAGTATTCTTCTTTCTGTTCAAGTATTATCCCACAAGCTAACAAAAGAAACCACATGTAGACAGTTGAAAGTCTTTAAATTATGTCAGTGGTCCACATATTAATTTGTTAACTGAAATTGAATCCTTAATTCCTCTTTAGTTGCCTGGATGATGCAACCATGGAAATTACATTGATATGCCATCGCATGTATTGAACCCAATTTGGTAGTTTATTGCTTGCTTTTATGGTTGAATTGAATGCAtctcatcaataaatgaaaatttattgaTTATACTGAACCTATCAACTTCTTTATTCCTCTCACACAGAGACCCCGACATCAACTCccttttatgaaaattattatttccttggtattttttttagaagagaATCATAGCccataattttattgaaaaaccctcacttatggtagAAGAAAACTGCGGTTACACCAAATCACCTTGGGGGATACCAACTATCATCAAAGCCCAAAACCAAGGTGTGCAGAACCTATAACCTCTCTATTCCATACAATTTCAAAACGCATTACAACATATGAGGTACCCCGGCTCTGTTAACTGCCAAGGTTCCTTGTGCCTCGTGTGGAAGCTCATTCCACTGGTAGTAATCCTGTGACATTCCTTGCGCCTCCAACTTGGCCAAACAAGCATTTCCTTGGTATGGCTCTCACGGGTCTTAATGCCATGATTAATTTCACAGGTTCACCTTTTATGGTTATAGCTCTTTAGTGTTTCTCATGGTCTGTGTCTTTCTAAAGTCTCTTGTGGCTACATTTCTCGGACCAGTCCTGAAGCATGTGCTGCAATATTGTGGAAATCTTCCCAAGCTGCTCCTAAGGTAGTTGAAGGATATGTTAGTTGCAATTAATTGGAATTGGtttgcttaaaaaaaagaattgggtCGTTTTAATTGATTAGGTGTAGTTTCAAACTTATGCAGGCAGCGGAAAGACTCAGGATAACAGCTCAAGAACATTACAGGCTTAAAATTGCTGATGGTATAATTCCAGTAAGCACTTTGGCCCTTCAATATGTTTTTCATGTATATTCCTACAGTTTTCAGGTACCACCACAACTTGGACCAGAAATGACAGTTAAAAGATTCGATGTTCTATTTTTCTGGTTGGCATTCATCTTTGCAAGCAAAATTGGCATAGGTTATTCCTTCTACCAGTTATAGGATGAGAAATCTATAGTTGTTAATCTCATAGGAAATTGAGTATGAAATATTTGTGGCTCTATGCAAAATTTTCAATCCACTAAAGTAGTCAGTGATGGGCTGAATGGGTTCTCTAATACCGTACAAATTAACGCTAACATGCAGAAGTTGCCTATAATGTCAAATATATGCCAATCCATAGAGAAAGATCTATATATTTTCTCCCCCTGAGCTGACAAAGATCTGTGTTTTTACTCATAATCTGTTCTTCATCATGTGCTATGTATCTTattttggtaaaagaaaaataaaataaaaccatgaTCAAATCTGGATTAACTGAATTTAACAGGTTGTTGACTTTTTTCATATATGACATGACAATCAACAAAaagtttttgtatttgttttttcctGATTGATGATTGACTTAGCAGATATGGGTTTTGTCattattgattctgatgcttTTATTTACAGGAGCCTCTTGGCGGTGCACATAACGATCCTTTGTGGACCTCCCAACAAATTAAGCTTGCAATCACCAAGGCCATACAGGTAAGTGCTGTTAACATTCTACACACAAAGATAGGAAATAAACTAAATATACACGTTctgtaatattttacttttgcaggataattttggaaagaaacaacaatagtttgtaattacaacttttcttgTCTTCATTTTTTTCTGATAATTTTTAAGGGTGAGCAGTAGTTCCTTCTTCACagcacacacacacgcacacacagaGCAACAGAAAAACTTGTTTCTTCAATCTATTCTTATACATAATAATTATGTCACTATGTGACTTTTCGCTCAACTAGGTTTATATTAATGTAGTTTAATTTGTGAAAATTGTAGTTAAAATTCTTTGaaacatttgataaaagaaaacttCTTTTACTGCTATTTGTATGTTCAAATTTGGTTTGCCACTTTGACCTTTCACCGTTGGTTTGTGTTGATTTCCTAGTCATCCTGCATTTCACTTATAATTAAATTGTACGTAGGAATTGGCGAGTATGGATAAAAAAGAGTTGCTCAACCACCGCAGGCTCAAATACAGGTCAATTGGAGGCTTCCAAGAAGGCATTCCAGTGGACCCAGAGAAGAGACTCAACATGAAGCCATCAGACAACAACATGCCAAAGACTGCAGATATTGAGTCAGAGCTTGAGAGTTTAAAGAAGGTTATTGAAGATGGACGTTCAAATCCAGCTACCATCCAGGCAATTGAGAAACTCAAGCAAGATGTAAACATGGAGATTAACAGAGTATTTATTTCAATGGGCTTGCAAGAAAGGCTTGCATTGATTAAGTCAGAGTTATCCAAAGTAACTAATCTGCACGATCATCCCCCTAATCGTAACTTAAAGGAGGACATAGATGAGATCATGCAGGAATTCAAAAAGAACTTCTCACGACCAGGGGCCTATCTTGGGTTGAAGTACAAGCTTGGGAAGTTAAAAATGGTTAGCAGGCTCATTGAGATTAAAGAAAAGGGTGAGAAACTGATGGCAGAGATTAATCAGAAAGTTCATCCTGAgatcaaagaaaaaatggacCTTCTGAAGAATGCTCAGGAAAAATTGGTGAGGGGCGATTCCACGAGCAAAGATTTGATAAAGGAAGTGGAGAGAGCAAAGAAAGATCTAGAGGAGGTTCTCAGGTCAGCTAACTTGAATATCGTTGGGGTGACAAAGAGAAAGGTCGCCACTTCATCTGCAGATATAAGAAAGAAGATAGGAGATTTGAACGAAGAGATTGGCCAGGAGATTGGGAAAGTAATAAATGAAGCAGGACTTGGGGGCAAACTTAGGGAGTTGAAGGTGGAGATAGCAAAAGGCTCAAGTGCAAAAGATGTAGAAAAACTGAAAGCAGAGATAAAGGAGGGGATTCTTGCTGCTTCGGATGTCACGGCATTAAAGGAAAAGGTTGACAATCTCAGAGAGGAGTTGTCATCTTTAACAGGAAGTGTTACTGAAGGTAGGGTTGGTGCCAAAAATGGCGGATGGTGAAAGAACTTACTCTCCCACAGAGATAATTACAGCATATGATAACACGGCTGCTTGAGGTCATAGGATGCTATCTAGCGTTTCTTGTATTCAGTAATTATACCATCCTGATTCCTGTTGATTATTACCTTCAAGTTGAAAAGATGATTACAATATATTCCCAGTGTCGGCGTTGTGCGCtctcatttattttattcttgttaaactaattgaggtgttatacttatcatccatataccacaTTTTTgttataaggaaaaaaatttttaaataggtGTGGTGTGTAGCGTGTGAAGATGATAAGTATAATTAttctttgaaattttattttcattgattgTGCTAGCAAATGCATTAGATAGGATTTTCCAACAAGTATAACccttttatatttacttttgtGAACTTGGGCAATGATGGATGTTCCGAGTTTTTATGAATGATGGTAAATCACCCTAGtgaaaactattttaaaaataaatgtttcaTCTACTCAGAAATCTTACACAAAATAGTTTACACGTTAACGTGGTTTAATGTAAAATTAGATTGtacagttttttttattagaaagtaGATCTGACGTATTACATTGAATCACGTCAGTATGTAAGCTTTCTTTCGTAAGATTTGTTTGTAGACTTAACATTTCTATTTAGGAatcatgtaataattaattaaaaaatatgtttcttgatcttaaaataaaaagaagaagaagaagaagacgacgacCCAATGGTGGCCAGAAGAGATAAATCGATCATCACTTACAATTTTGGAAGCTCATGTATTTTTATGTTCTATAGTATTTGATTTTTGCGTGtgttaatttatttcaatatgaATTCCAGTTTCATTGAAGGATTGATTTAATCAAAATGTATGGGAATAGCGAATTGAATCTATCTTTAATACTTGATTGCACTACTAGATAATGTCTTTCTCTGCTTTTAGAAAGGGTCGAGTTTGTATGGGTGTttcaatagaaaaataatatttgtaattgtgaAATGTGCAAACACCAcggaatttctttaaaaaaagtaaataaatacgaaattcacataaaaaattattttttaataatagatctcactcttttttaaaacaattatgcgGTGCTTGCATTTTCACgattgtatgtaatattacttgTTTCGAAAACCCTTCCCCACCATATAGAACGCAAACTCAAACTCAAATTTCTTGCTACATCATATACCCATTGAGGTGAGAGCTGGCTTTTGTACTAGTAGTATACTTGTAACCTGTAAGCCTATTTCACTCAGTCATTTGTAGGCTATTATATCACTGGCATTGGCCTAACCAAATGCTAGTGGCTCATCAAATTATAGCTAAAGGTGTTAAAATTGATTTATATTGAACTAGCCAAAGCTCAATGGCTTAAGTTTTGAACTATAGTAATTCCATCTGatttttcaaatttggccagTCATTGTAATAAGATcgaacattattttattattttcactgGCTCTAACATGTCTTTTCTTCCCTCGATTTTCAACTCCCCCATTttcgtttctttctttttctcttcttcttctctcacgCTGAATCAAACCATCTCCTTTCTCCCTCCCAGTCACCGACTACAagactttctttttctctcccttttctctcACATCAACTacaacactttctttttctcttcctcctttCTCATGTCAACTGCAacattttctttccttccaatCATCGGCTTCCATTTGCAGAGAACCcacctttttcctttcctttcctcccATTTGTTTTCCTTTCCATTTGCAGAGAACTCTTTCATTTGCAAAGTATCTGGAGTCAAAATGTACACCCATAATTTTTGCCCTAGACTACCGAGATCAACACAAAGTATCCCTCGACCACTATTGTGCTTCACAAGAgtaaattattttgatattttttccttcaaatttcagTTTTGAACCTAGCTTCTTTTTGGTGGTTTGAATATATGTCTGGTTGGGAAATTATGTTCATGGCTTTTATGTAGTTTGAATGTACACGCGGAGTATGCctattgcaaattccagataCTCTTTGTTcgcaatattttgttttttcttctttgaattttttgtttggttggttttaTCCCCTTATAGTTAAGGGCAGCTTCATGCTcatctaaaatatatttacttttgtttttagcatttttggttttgctatttttcttgTCTTTAATTTGATTGATTcagtttttttatcattaactcATTATGTTAAAGTTAACTATTTGAGAACTCATTTCTAGTCTTGCTATTTGATTAAAGGATGTGAGTTGTTTATGTTTCAGCTGAACCTTCTCTTCatccttctttcttttattctgCCAATGCCACCATCTATCCATCACATAGTTGTTGATCATCATAATAGGATGCTTTAGTGATAGCAACTGAACTTGTTAAAATTATTTGGGTACTGCTACTAAAGCATAAAACTACTACTGAAATGTACTAAATGTGTAAAACTACTACTGAATGTTGGTGGATTTTGACATGCAGCTTGGCTAAAATGTATTTTGGAAGCTTGCTAAATGTACTACTATTTCGGACTATATGTTGAATGGATTTTGGAATTGCATCCtttcattattgttttttaattaatccAATTTTTCAAACTAATGTCAATTTAAGATATATTAATGTTGAGAaacaataattttctttattaattaatatatggagtgtatttgtaaaatattaaaaaaattaaaaaaattattatttattattttaactttgaaATGACTAGTCCAATGTAGAGCACTATCTCTATTAGTTTGGACTTTAACTAAAACTAGTAACTAAAAGTTCTAGTTTTAGTCAAAATTTGGACTCTAGGCCATTGCAAATGCTCTTAGCTGCGCAAATGCTTTGATGCTTGCTACCCATTTTGCTGTTTTGCTTATTGCTCTACAGTCAAATTGGTTTGAAGGAGAGGTTGGGAGATGTTCAGTTTTTGTTCTGACTTTGGCTATGTTTAGTTGTGcaactttctttttatttttaatgcatGTTTGGAGTTGTGCtaagtaatataatttttagttttaaggTTTTAAGTTGTAGAGtttaataaattctattattaaaaagttatttattgctTGGAAACCTTATGTTTAAAACaattttgaatatattatttttgtttgaaaataatataaataaatatttttttgaggtagaaattaaaaaaaaatgttatttgattttttaaaaattatgactatattcttaataaaaattaaataacaatgaaaatagTTTAATAGGATTTTCAgtaaatataatgaaaaaaataactagCATGAGCCCCCAATGGTGGTTGTTGAGCCATCCCTTAACCAAATCTTTTAGGGGCACATCTCCCCATCTCTCCTTCAAACCGACTTGACTATTGAGCAATAGGCAAAACAACTAGATGGATAGCAAGCATCTAAGCATTTGCGGAGCTAAGAGCATTGGTAATGGCTTAGAGTCTAAATTTTGACTAAAACTAAAGCTTTTAGCTAAAGTCCAAATCAATAGAGATAGTGCTCCACATTGGACTAGtcatttaaaagttaaaataataatataatattatatatttaaataataattattttaattttatttaatattttgcaaatacactctatatagtaattaataaagaaaattattgtttcccaacattaatatatcttaaattgacattagtttgaaaaatcggattaattaaaaaacaataatgaaaGGGTGCAATTCCAAAATCCATTCAACAAAGAGTCCAAAATAGCAGTACATTTAACAACCTTCCAAAATACATTTCATCCAAGCTGCATCCCAAAATCTACCGACATTCGGTAGTAGTTTTACACATTTAGTAGCAGTTTTACACATTCAATACATTTCAGTAGCAATACCCAAATAACTTCAGCAAGTTTAGTTACACATCAACAAGTTCAGTTGCTATTACTAAAGCACCCTATTATGATGATCAGCAGCTATGTGATGGATTGATGGTGGCGTtggcaaaagaaaagaaagaagaagaatgaagagAATGTTCAGCTGAAACATAAACAACCTACATCCTTTAATCAAATAGCAAACTAAAAATGACTTCTCAAATGGTTAACTTCAACAGGAATGAGTTAATGATAAAACAATTCAATCAATCAAATTAAAGACAAGaaaataagcaaaaccaaaaatgCCAATAACAAAagtaaatatatttcaaatgtGCATGAAGCTGCCATTAACTCTAAGGGGATAAGACtaaccaaacaaaaaattcaaaaaagaaaaaacaaaatattgcaaACAAAGAGTATCTGGAATCTGCAATAGGCATACTCCACGCATACATTCAGACACAAACAAAAAAGCCATGAACATGCTTGAGTATTCTTATGCTTCTTCGTCCTCCTACTTTTAGTAAGTAAATAATTCTCCTCATCGTCGTATAACTTGAACTTAAGATCCATCAATGCATGACAATTTTAAATTGCTTTAAGTAGGAAGATCATGCTTGAGAAGGAAATTAGATTATCGTGGGTTCCATAGATGTTTTAGAAATCAAATATGAGAAGGATACTGTTATGGATGTGTTTCACTGCCACTCACGTACAATCACCTGCAACTAAAGATCAATGTGGCTTGGGGGTTTTGGAGAACGCCTTTGATGCCTAAGTAATCACAATGAAAAGCTCTCTTTTTAATACCAATGAACCAGATGATCTCTACATAGCTGGATTCTCTGCATATATAGAGCATGTGGGACTTCTATTATTATGTGATAATAGACTTATCTGCTATTCGAAATTCAAGTTTTAGGGTGGAGAGCTTATCTATATTCAAATGGTCGAATAACTTTCCTTATTCGGATGACTCTTAGATAGTTATTTGTTTGGAGGTTAGGATGGACTGGGCTCTGGGCAAAGGCCAAGTTCCCAAGGGACCCATTAGTTAGTTGCTAATTACGCCTAAAaaataatgcggtagttgtagcacagctttagagtgtcgattccacagggagacaaattaaaagaataacataaggaacaaaaaaactaaagaaaaatattaaataaataatggagaaaaaaattaattttaactgtAAATTagagtgaagcaaagtgattaacggaaaaagtattcaaatttgatgaatagtagagtgtcgggaatcccttgcacaaatccggtattttaattatttttaattcattgaataactcaattaggaactcaattcccaaaattttcaatcggaaggtatagatttataaattaaaattaaatcaaacccAAAAGGGTTAGTTgctaaccctttgaaaaatcattcaccacttttaaaatacgtaaattactatccctattgagaaaattcaacgaagacaatatactcagagagcgatattgcagcaaagaactaaatcaatatagataaataatttatccaaacataatcaaagaactaattcattcaatagaaaaagtatgattgaattcataaatagaataaattacatgattatttggaaaagaaaacatcaataatgaattgagaacgataaaataaaatatttttaataattaaaaatcaaatacataaattaaaaatatcatctaatgtgcaagatCATCCCTAACTCTaattgagaatttagttacccataaatatagtggacaacaaaaatctccatagAAAACTTAAGTGAATGGCAGCcatagaagtgattttctcatcttttcaaatttgcctcttgtgcctcttctcCCCTTCTATgttgtgctaatgatatgcttatataaggtaggaaagaaatcctaatgtcttcataattttcacataaaaaaatggtctaaattttaagatttatctTGGCAACCACGTACGTACTTCAaaagttcgaatttggaaacacttattagagacaaatatATAGCTATTTAAGATAGCTTtataatgcatcaagaatcataTCAATATGATGTTTGAGTAAAACATTAcggtcaaaatactaaagtatgtccagattGTCTCATAGCAAATTTTGGATTTAGAGttcttgcagtttccttttgtgatttttttttcttgaaccaaatTGTTTTCAAATCCCATTGagctcctcctttgaatttgactgggttttgacttgctcttttataaattctaaaattaaataataataaaaactacttaggagtatcccaaagtaaatagaaacttaattcaagaatacaaattaattcctataatttctatccacattttaatattttaatcaaataataagGTATTTAGAATACACTTTCatacactcatcacacccctaACTTATTCATTGTTAGTCTATAGCAATTTTTAtgtcaaaacaatgaaagaaatcaaagaaaatcacactcAAATgtcatcaagtcacactttcccgattcacatgtcaaagcaatttaaggaatccaataacccatcaagttCAATCCAACTATAGCAATCtatagagtgtgtgtgtgtatgttctCCAAACTATAACCATCTTACCACTAACTTTGACACTTGCAACATCAGGAACGACTCAAGCAAAAAGTttaactccataactcacggatATAAAAGTGTTTCGTGTGAGGATTCTCTCTATAAAGTTAACAAGGGGTGTATACAGACTCTCATGGGGAATTAGGCAATTATatacaaacaacaagaaaacattgatcttatgatagaaaCATTAACAAATAAGACTTCTACCAGTCTTTCCAatagcttacttaggatcataACGGTCAATACAAAAGATTGTAAAGTGGCTTGGGTTTgaggctatatgaaaaaaaaaatgaaaaaaattcaaaaacttcTAAGTACATAtaaaggaaattttattaaatatctcaatagaccacacttctaacttaatatactctccaacttttcagatcatcaaataataatattttttcttcttcctcctcttctttctctctctctttattttttttttcaataatttgatggacaaacatgtcactttggtattcttgccatttctagcaaccttttttattttttttaatttttttggagctcactcaattaaacactttgcaacttatattcttttttttttcttcttttttttaattgaaaataataaaataaaagaaagaaaatgcaaattctacacctagtatacacttggaattaaaaagggtagaaaaattagtgtataggttatactccaatgtggagaggtatgaatgatatgggcatatgaaaagaaaa
This genomic interval from Carya illinoinensis cultivar Pawnee chromosome 2, C.illinoinensisPawnee_v1, whole genome shotgun sequence contains the following:
- the LOC122298537 gene encoding acetyl-coenzyme A carboxylase carboxyl transferase subunit alpha, chloroplastic-like isoform X1, which codes for MATLSILTGKCGSLREGTDHGFESTSSLYYCKDFSASYLFGISVRAENRSLSMALEGSMISSRNRFDVTAKVRKGKKHDYPWPDDIDPNITTGHLTFLSHFKPLTEKPKPVTLPFEKPLVDLEKKITEVRRMANETGLDFSDQIGALESKYKQALRELYTHLTPIQRLTIARHPNRPTVLDYILAITDKWVELHGDRAGYDDPAIVTGVGSMDGKTYMFIGHQKGRNTKENIARNFAMPTPHGYRKALRMMKYADHHGFPIITFVDTPGAFADLKSEELGQGEAIAHNLRTMFGLKVPVVTVVTGEGGSGGALAIACANKLFMLENSAFYVARFTFYGYSSLVFLMVCVFLKSLVATFLGPVLKHVLQYCGNLPKLLLSFKLMQAAERLRITAQEHYRLKIADGIIPEPLGGAHNDPLWTSQQIKLAITKAIQELASMDKKELLNHRRLKYRSIGGFQEGIPVDPEKRLNMKPSDNNMPKTADIESELESLKKVIEDGRSNPATIQAIEKLKQDVNMEINRVFISMGLQERLALIKSELSKVTNLHDHPPNRNLKEDIDEIMQEFKKNFSRPGAYLGLKYKLGKLKMVSRLIEIKEKGEKLMAEINQKVHPEIKEKMDLLKNAQEKLVRGDSTSKDLIKEVERAKKDLEEVLRSANLNIVGVTKRKVATSSADIRKKIGDLNEEIGQEIGKVINEAGLGGKLRELKVEIAKGSSAKDVEKLKAEIKEGILAASDVTALKEKVDNLREELSSLTGSVTEGRVGAKNGGW
- the LOC122298537 gene encoding acetyl-coenzyme A carboxylase carboxyl transferase subunit alpha, chloroplastic-like isoform X3 → MATLSILTGKCGSLREGTDHGFESTSSLYYCKDFSASYLFGISVRAENRSLSMALEGSMISSRNRFDVTAKVRKGKKHDYPWPDDIDPNITTGHLTFLSHFKPLTEKPKPVTLPFEKPLVDLEKKITEVRRMANETGLDFSDQIGALESKYKQALRELYTHLTPIQRLTIARHPNRPTVLDYILAITDKWVELHGDRAGYDDPAIVTGVGSMDGKTYMFIGHQKGRNTKENIARNFAMPTPHGYRKALRMMKYADHHGFPIITFVDTPGAFADLKSEELGQGEAIAHNLRTMFGLKVPVVTVVTGEGGSGGALAIACANKLFMLENSAFYVARSLLAVHITILCGPPNKLSLQSPRPYRLKYRSIGGFQEGIPVDPEKRLNMKPSDNNMPKTADIESELESLKKVIEDGRSNPATIQAIEKLKQDVNMEINRVFISMGLQERLALIKSELSKVTNLHDHPPNRNLKEDIDEIMQEFKKNFSRPGAYLGLKYKLGKLKMVSRLIEIKEKGEKLMAEINQKVHPEIKEKMDLLKNAQEKLVRGDSTSKDLIKEVERAKKDLEEVLRSANLNIVGVTKRKVATSSADIRKKIGDLNEEIGQEIGKVINEAGLGGKLRELKVEIAKGSSAKDVEKLKAEIKEGILAASDVTALKEKVDNLREELSSLTGSVTEGRVGAKNGGW
- the LOC122298537 gene encoding acetyl-coenzyme A carboxylase carboxyl transferase subunit alpha, chloroplastic-like isoform X4, translating into MANETGLDFSDQIGALESKYKQALRELYTHLTPIQRLTIARHPNRPTVLDYILAITDKWVELHGDRAGYDDPAIVTGVGSMDGKTYMFIGHQKGRNTKENIARNFAMPTPHGYRKALRMMKYADHHGFPIITFVDTPGAFADLKSEELGQGEAIAHNLRTMFGLKVPVVTVVTGEGGSGGALAIACANKLFMLENSAFYVARFTFYGYSSLVFLMVCVFLKSLVATFLGPVLKHVLQYCGNLPKLLLSFKLMQAAERLRITAQEHYRLKIADGIIPEPLGGAHNDPLWTSQQIKLAITKAIQELASMDKKELLNHRRLKYRSIGGFQEGIPVDPEKRLNMKPSDNNMPKTADIESELESLKKVIEDGRSNPATIQAIEKLKQDVNMEINRVFISMGLQERLALIKSELSKVTNLHDHPPNRNLKEDIDEIMQEFKKNFSRPGAYLGLKYKLGKLKMVSRLIEIKEKGEKLMAEINQKVHPEIKEKMDLLKNAQEKLVRGDSTSKDLIKEVERAKKDLEEVLRSANLNIVGVTKRKVATSSADIRKKIGDLNEEIGQEIGKVINEAGLGGKLRELKVEIAKGSSAKDVEKLKAEIKEGILAASDVTALKEKVDNLREELSSLTGSVTEGRVGAKNGGW
- the LOC122298537 gene encoding acetyl-coenzyme A carboxylase carboxyl transferase subunit alpha, chloroplastic-like isoform X2 — translated: MATLSILTGKCGSLREGTDHGFESTSSLYYCKDFSASYLFGISVRAENRSLSMALEGSMISSRNRFDVTAKVRKGKKHDYPWPDDIDPNITTGHLTFLSHFKPLTEKPKPVTLPFEKPLVDLEKKITEVRRMANETGLDFSDQIGALESKYKQALRELYTHLTPIQRLTIARHPNRPTVLDYILAITDKWVELHGDRAGYDDPAIVTGVGSMDGKTYMFIGHQKGRNTKENIARNFAMPTPHGYRKALRMMKYADHHGFPIITFVDTPGAFADLKSEELGQGEAIAHNLRTMFGLKVPVVTVVTGEGGSGGALAIACANKLFMLENSAFYVASPEACAAILWKSSQAAPKAAERLRITAQEHYRLKIADGIIPEPLGGAHNDPLWTSQQIKLAITKAIQELASMDKKELLNHRRLKYRSIGGFQEGIPVDPEKRLNMKPSDNNMPKTADIESELESLKKVIEDGRSNPATIQAIEKLKQDVNMEINRVFISMGLQERLALIKSELSKVTNLHDHPPNRNLKEDIDEIMQEFKKNFSRPGAYLGLKYKLGKLKMVSRLIEIKEKGEKLMAEINQKVHPEIKEKMDLLKNAQEKLVRGDSTSKDLIKEVERAKKDLEEVLRSANLNIVGVTKRKVATSSADIRKKIGDLNEEIGQEIGKVINEAGLGGKLRELKVEIAKGSSAKDVEKLKAEIKEGILAASDVTALKEKVDNLREELSSLTGSVTEGRVGAKNGGW